TGGTGTGACTTGAGCATGCTGGCCACTCTGTTGTGCgtccttttctcctctgtaaaatgaggctgtcGGGAGGGTTAGATGAGACCAGGCGTGTGACGGCTCCCCACAGAGCGCTGAGTCAGTGAGGGTAGGTCCCCGCCCCAGTAGGGTGGGCACTGTGATTAGCTGGGGGCTGGGATCCTCACATGCTGGATTGTAGATTTCCAGAACAGGAAGGACTTTCCATCCATTTCCCACCCAGGGTGGGAGTCCCTCCTGCAGCCACCCAGACACTCCCCTTGGGGGGTCCAGGAGCGGGGGCAGGGAGGCCTTCTCACCTGGTCAGGGGCTGCTTGAGTCTGCTGGGTGCTCATGGGATACTCCTGGTAGTAGGCGAACATGACCAGGCCAATGAGGCAGCCCATGCAGAGGACCACCTGCTGGCAAGGGAAGACGGCGTAGCAGGAGCTGCAAAAGAGGCCAGTGCCAAGCAGGGAGACGGTGCTAGCAGGCACGTCCCCAAGCCCCAGAAAGCAGCTCCACGTCCTGCCCAATGGGTGCGCGTGCGCTCCGGCACCCTGTCCCATCCCAACTGCCTCAGTGGAGCCGGGGCCCACTCTTCCCCCAGCCTGTGCTCCCCGGTCTTCCTGGCCCTGCACTCACAGCACCGCAGCCTTCTCCGTGCGGGAACTGAGGTAGCGCTGCACCTGAGCCTGGTTCACTCCATACAGGGAGAGCATCATGAAGACACCCCCGAAGGCCAGCGTCCAGAAAGTGTGCCGCACAAAAGGGTCCGGATCCAGCCTGCCAGAGACACCAACGTGTCACTGTTGCCCCAGAGACTCAGCCTTCCCCGCCCTCCTACAAcagggggcagggcagagaggtGGCTGCCAGGGCGAAGCGGGACTCAAGACAGGGCAGCaggttgggtggggagggggtggcttcATCGCTCCAACCATAGCCTCATCTCAGGTGCTGAAAACATCCTGACACTCAAACACTGGCCAGAACGCTGTGCTCACCCTCCATCTCCGCAGTGCCAGCCTCCCACTGGCCTCGGTGCTGCGCTTCAACTCCCACAGCTTGCCCTCTGCTTACTACAGCCCTAAGCGCAGGCTCTAGATGGGCTCAGCTGTCAGGCACTACAGACCCCAGCCGGGGAAGGGGTGTACTTACTCGATTCCAGAGATAAGGCCATGCTGGGAAGCCACATCCCACACGTGCCCCAAACCGCCCACCTTGGCCGACCCCACAATGATAACCACCAGCTGCCCTAGGAACATAACCAGTGTCTGGAACACATCTGTCCAGATGACTGCCTTCAGTCCACCCTGCAGGGAAAAGACGGCACACCTGCCACAGATGTCTACGAAACCATACCACCAGCGAGGGCACCAGACAGCAGCCAGCAGTGTACAGCTGCTGAGATCCTGCTGACGTCactcccagcccacccccacctccatcccccaccccccaccagaaGCCCATCCCATTTCCTACATCTCATTTCACAGCACCCTAGAAGGTCATGCCCTCTCCTCACCTATATTCTTATCTCATCTACCACCCACTTATTGATCTTATCccatcttttccctttcctcccatctccctcccaaTTTCacctcttctcctccctcccctaaGCCTCACTGCACTTACCAGAGCAGTGTAGACCGTACAGACAATGCCTAGGGTCAGCACTGACAGCCAGAGATCAAAGCCAGTCACTGTAAACAGATAAAAGCCACATTCCTGTCTCCCGAGGAGGGTTTCCCAGCAGAGAAGCCAGAGAAGCCAGAGAAGCCTTGGTAAGATATGAAGCACTTAGTCATTAAGGATGCTATAAATCATTtaccacaatggaaaaaaaaagtttgcaaagCTCCACCAAAAGGTGTTGATTAACCAATTCAGATGGGGCATGGTAATGTTTGATTAGCTTTCCACCTCTAGCAGAGACCAGCCAAGGGCCCAGGCAGTGAAATAATACCCTGGTCAAGGTTGGATTCTTTTCTGCGCACTCTCCTCTACCTGCCCCTCCCAAAGGTTTCTCCCAGCCTGCTGTGGCTGGGAGTCAGGGGCTGTGACTCCTCACCTGCGTTGAGGGCCAATGACGGTGCGTAGAGGACAACCCCCATGTAGATTACCTGTCGGGTATGGAAAAGAGAATGTGAGGGGAAGAGGAGATGAgggtgggcagagagaggaggaaagatggACCTCAGCTCCAATATCACAATGGCCTCCCTTCACCTAGGCtcgcctccctctcccttcttccaAAGTTTGGCTTGCTGCCACCACAGTATCTGTGCCGGAACTGGAAGGAATGGGAAGCAGGATGCCTCTGGGGGCTAGCAGGAATTTCAGTCTTGCTAGTCTGAGAGCAAGGAAGACTCCAGCTGCCTCAGCAAGCCTGAGTCCAGTTCCCCCTACCACGCATCAGGCTCAATCTCTATCCTCATTCCACTTACCATCTGAAAGATGAAGGTCACGGTCCCACAAACTCGCACAGCTTTATTGAACCGCAGCTCCAGGTACTAGGTAGGagtagatatttttttttttaaaaaaagctaattcTCTCCACTCCACCCCCAACAATTCACACACAACTTCCCTCAAGAAACCTAGAAGCAGAGGAAATATCCAACTCGTATCCACTCTGGGCCCCACTCAGCACAGCACCCTTCTtctcccccaactcccaccccgcCCAGCTTCAACCAGAGAGAACTTATAAACACAAAATGCGTTCCCTGTCCCTCTCATTAGGCAAAGGAGACCCAGGGGCCCAGATCCCTATGtggcctcttcctcccctccaccctgacCCTGGGGGTCCTATGTGCTCCTCCCTCCCTACCTCATAGGCACTGGTGAGATGCAGGCGGTAGAAGACTGGGATGAAGACATGCGCTGGGatcagcagccccaggaaataGGAGCAGCCCAGGAACCAATACTGGGTCCCAAATCGGTAGATCTCGGATGGCACGCCCAGGATGGCCACGGCTGACTGGAAGGTGGCCAGCAAGGACAGCGCCACAGGGAAGCAGCCCATTTTGCGGTCCGCCAACAGCAGCTGGCCGATGGTATGTCGCCCCCAGCCACGATAGGCATGGTAGAGCCCGATGGCGAGGGAGAGAACCAGCAGCAGGACAAAGACCACATAGTCCACCAGGGAGAAGGTGGACGTGAGCATGTTGGTGtctgaggctggggggagggaagcgGAGGTGGTCACCGCCACACTCATAGCCTCTCTGCGGCTGTGACCTGCAGCCACTTGCTgctcctgggctctgggctgcCCCTCGGCTGGGCAGTGGCAGGCAAGTGGCTACAAGCTGACTCCCAGCCACCGTCTCACTGTCCTCCTCTACCACCAGTTGACATCGTCCAGGTGAGCTGCAAAGAAATCGGCTCTTAGTCAGGCCTATCCTGCCTTCATGGCCACCCACCCTTGGGCCTGTGCATCCCACACCCACCAGATTTGGGCCAGCCAGCTCCGTGGCAGCTCTTGAAGGTCTGGAGGTACTGATATGGGTTTGGTAgggcagagaggggaaggaggaagcagcAGACTGAGACGGCCAGGAGACAACTACTTGGCCAAGTCCTTTTTGGGTGTACACAGCTGTGAAACTTAAGAACCTTCTTAGGTCTCCACCCTAgcagtgaaagaaaaatcaactcTAGCCCATGTTTCTTCTCAGAATTCTCTGCCCCCACCTGCAGGCACAGACCCAGTCACTACAATGTACTAAGCCAGCAGAGCCCAGCCTGGCGCCACAAGCCAGCCgggaggaagaaacagagacGAATGACAGCATGGCCTCCTCCACTCTCCCAGCCTCAGTACCCGCACCCCCGTGACCCTCAGTGTCACCATCCGAACAGCAGCCCTTCTCAACACTGATCACCAGGGAGGCCACCTCCATGGCAGCGCCAAATTCCATTTCAGGCAACCCCAGGCCAACCACTCTGTTCTCCCAACACTACTAAATAAGGCCGACCACCCAGCTCTCAGTTCCTCCACCTATGACACCACAGTCAGTAGGAGATCCAGGAAGAGTGGTGCGATTCAAAAGTGAGACGGCAACATGCTGGAGCCAGGGGTTCAGAGTTACAATTGCAGGGGCACTTTGGAAACAAGCAAACCAGCCGGGGAGCTGCGGGCAAGAGAAACAGTCAGGGAAAGTGGTCCTATCCCACGGGCGCAGAcacctacctcaagaagcaatcCCTGTTCTGAATCAAAGCTGCCTGGAGAAGCTGTGTGTCTGGAGCTGGGCAGAGGCTGAGGATCTGGTCTATAAGTGGCTGAGGTGAGATGAGGAACTGGGGGTAGAGGGAAGCTCAGCAGCTATTTGTTCTGGACCCTTCAGGGAACCAATCGCTGTGGACCAAATGGCCCTATCACCCTACAGCCCCCAAACTCCAGCTCGGCCCTAGAGGCTCCAGAATGGGGAGCAGGGAGCTCATATTCAATAGCATTCTTAGATGGATTAGGCTTTCACTGTAAGTCACACTTGGCACTGTGTGCAAGGGGGAACTGGAAAAGAGTTGCTGAGAGATGGGAAAGTTACTTTTCTAACTCCTGCACAAGAAATACTAATTGTCAAAGAATATACCTACATTATCCtcagaacaaggacaagatcacaGTATGTCAAAACTTAAAGGAACCTTAAGAGATCACTATTACAACCCCCTCATTCACCAACAAACACACTGAGGCCCGTAAATTTAGATAACCTAATATGATGTTAGTTAACATTTTTTGATCACCTGTTACATAATCCAGCAGTGTGTTACGTACTTTATAAACGTTAACAATAATAGATAAGTAACCATACCTATCACTTTCAAAACACCATGTCTCAGGTTATGCACTTTATATGAACACTCTCTAGTTCCCTAGGGTTATACAGCACGATAtaaaacaagggagaaaaaacaatGCTGTCAGTAGGTATGACAGGTAGTTCACCAGGAGCCCCTCCTTCACTACTCCCAGAAccagggctggagcagagtgTTAACTGTTGTCAGCCACTCCTGAAGCAAAGATTAGATTtcaactaatctttttttttttttttttttttgtggtacgcgggcctctcactgctgtggcctctcccgtcgcggagcacaggctccggacgcacaggcccagcggccatggctcacaggcccagccgctccgtggcacacgggatcctcccggaccggggcacgaacccgcgtcccctgcatcggcaggcggactctcaaccactgcgccaccagggaagccctcactaaTCTTAAGAGAGATTAATATAAACTATGTCTTTTGTCCTTGCCCACTAGGAGAAAGATCAGCCTAGCTGTCTTCCGGCTCTCCTACACTGTGTTCTTGGACAGATGTTGCCTGGCTGGCAAGATATGACCTCATGCAAACCAGTCCTGAACTCTGAACCTCCTGGAGCCAATGAAGAGAGGAAATCAGAGTTGGCAACTCTTGAATCACATGTTCTACTGAGTCACAAATGTTAGTCCCCAGAGCAATGTTCCCAACAGGCCACTCGGGTTTAACCTAAAGAGGCCCTGGGCCTTCGTGCATTGCAACATCTTGAGTTTTCTCACTCCTCTTGGGCAAGTTTTTATTACTGTGAAAGAGGTGACGGGAACTACCAGAGAGTAAGAGGAGAAAACATGTCTGCTGTGTGCACATAACACCGTGTAGAAGTAAAGCGTTAATGATACAGCTAGGCAGGTAgttggagaaaggaaaaaaggtccAAGTATAGACAGGAAAACAGATGTACAGAAATGGAGACCCTCTACTGCTGGGGTAAACTGGCAGGGTTCCTGTGGATTCTATTTGCATGAGATGCAGAGAACTCTCGTGGATGGCTGAAGAAAGAGCCAGGCAAGACAGGAAAAACCTGACCCAGTAACAAAGGCTTCATTAGACATGATTCTAAGAACAGGATAGTGGCCTTCTAAAACTGCTatagtggggacttccctggcagtccagtggtaagactctgtgcttccagtgcagggggcatgggttggatcccaggtgggggaactaagattccacgtgctgtgcggcgtggccaaaCAACCACAAccacaacaacagcaacaactgTACACTGATCTAAACCCCATGGATTTGCATCTGAGGGGAGTCAAAAGTAAGAGATAACTTGTTTCACTAAAACTCTAACACACAGGGCACAAATAGCGGGCTGTGGGactcttttaaaaagtccaaGATACACACAGACAAGAAAGAGAATCATCCTTCACCACCCTAACTCCACTCTCACTTTGGTCACAAAGTGAATTGCTTTGACTCCTACAAAAGGCAAAGGTGCCACTGAAGGATAAACCTTCCCAAAAAGATGCCTTCAAAATCCGTctttgtggacttccctggtggtgcagtggttaagaatccgcctgccaatgcaggggacgcgggttcgagtcctaggccaggaagatcccacatgccacggagccacgaagcccgtgcaccacaactactgagcctgtgctctagggcccgcgagccacaactaccgagcccacgcgccacaactactgaagcccgtgtgcctagagcccgtgctccgcaataagagaagtcactgcaatgagaagcccctgctctccgcaactagagaaagcccacgcgcagcaacagagacccaatgcagccaaaaataaataaaataaaataaattaattttttaaaaaagattgcatAGCTCCCAGggaaattactaaaaaaaaaaaaaaaaaaaaaaaaaaaaatctgtctttgtGCCTAGAATTCCTCAAGCTCTGAAAGGCTTTAGGGGCCCTCATTAAAACGCTAGTAACTACTAATGCCTTAGAAAATGTGCCAGCCCTCTGAAGGTAAATCCTTTCAGGAGATTCCAGACACCTGGGGGTAGGTGGAAGGGAAGCCAGGCTACTGAAGACGAGCTTTGGTTAGCTTTTATGAGCTTTTGCTAACCCTAACCAAAGCCAACACTCAGTCCCTCCCGGCACGGGGCTCGCTTGGCGCCCTTCCGTCAGGGCGCCGGGCCACCACGAGACAGCGCTCGTCTTTCCCTTACCTCCGTGGCCCAGCCAAGGCTAAGACGGTCCCGTGGTTCTTCCCGAAATCTGCATCGCTCCCTTTTTCTGGGAAGGCAACGAAATGAGGAGTTAGGGAAGCATCTATCCCGCCCCTACCTCCTCGCCAGAACACAGGACGCCGCGTGGTTTCAGGACTGAGCTGAAGGGGATAGGGTGCTCCGGCTCGTCTCTTTCCGACAGGGCTTTGCCCTTCGCCCTTCGCTCCTCCATCACCCTTACCCTCGTTATTTCctggcttctctccttccctccacacGCGAGGTGGCAGGATCACTACCACCTCGTCGCCGGCACCTCCGATCTTCCCGGGCCCCAACTCTAGGGGCCGGCCCATTCCGCCCCTCACCTctctgctcctcccctcccctcctcgtCCTTTCCCACCCTGACGCCACTCTCCCGAGCCTCTGTGTTCCGGCCCACCCACTGTCGGCCCGCCCCAGTCCGGCCCACCTGCCGGGTCTCCACACGTGGGTCCGGCCGCCGCCGGAGAGCCGGCCCCGCAGCGCCAAACCAGTGACAGCGGGGTCCCGCCCCCTGCCCGCCCACGCCGCCGCGCCGCCATGTTTACTGAGGGCAAATGGATTAACCCCTGCCGCTGTGGATACGCGATCCCGGCTCCAAGCGCAAGGAACGCGGGGCTGAGGAAGCAGTGGCGGGGAGGCCTTCGCTTAAGGGGGAAAAGGAGAAGCAGGTGGTCAGTCCCCCCGAACGAGGACTGGGGCACATAGAGAAGAGCGCTGACCTCCATGACTAGCAGCGACCCCTAGCCCTCCCCGGACCGACGGGCCCAGCGGACTAGCCTGGCAGAGTAGGCCACGCCCCGGCGAGGGCGTGACACGGTGGAAGGCGGGGCCACACGCGCAAGTCTCGCGATCAGCCGAGAAGGACAGAGGGAGCGGAAAATGGCCCGTTGCGGGCTCGACAGTCCTTTGAGCGTGGTGCCCTGGGCTGCAGCCCTACTCCTCGTTCTGAGCGTGGAAAGGGCTTTGGCGCTACCCGAGGTACTGAAGCAAATTAAAGGTTGGGTTGAAACAGAGTTGCTTGCCGGCCCTCGGCtctccccactcctctgcctCCGCGCAGCCCCGATTTCGTCCCTGGGGCCTCCCCATAGCCCAGCCAGCTCCCACTCCGGGTACTGACGCCGCTGTCTCCCAGCGCCTTCGCCTTGCCGACGTCCAAAGACCTTCTAAATTTGACCTCCTTGCTCCTTAATCGTTGAATAACTTTAAGTCGTTCTTTCTACAAACGAGACCTCTGGCCATTCTGCAAGCTTAACAGCGTACGAATGCCGTATATCGTGCGTTGGCAGGACTGTACTTTCTGTAATGCTTGATGAGTTCTTTGTGTCCCTGCAGTCCTTTTACACCTGCCAAATCGGGGCTGGCAGATTGAGAAGTCATTGGTGAGGGCATAATATATATGTTCGAATAGTAATTCTCAAAGAGGAGGTCCTTCCCTGGACAAGATCTGGTACAGAAATTCTCTGTTGCGCTGTTTTGGCGCCTAGTTCCAAGGGGAAGAAATGCGTCTTCTAGTAAACTTGACATAAAGGTAGGACACTTCCATGCCCTGTGTTAGAGGAATTCCGGAGAGTGTACTGGCAGTTAACTTTTgatccttgtttttttcttggcttttctttctgGAGTCCTAATAGTTTTCTCTCTTCTGCAGATATGCATCCAGTGTCCAGGGAGTGTGCAAAATTTGTCAGAAGTGGCTCTTTATTGTAACCAGACACCAGGGCTAATGATGCACGCCCGCTGCTGCCTGAATTGGAAGGGCACCATcatggggtgagggaggagaagaCATCCCTGGATACTGGAAAAGAGTTCCCAAACCAAATTCTTCAAGGCTTGCCTGATTGGCTTTTGAGATAAATATTCGTGCCTGTTTTGGAGGCATCTAAACCATGAGTCTCAGACTTTTAAATCTGTTATAGCATTTTTGGCTAAGTAAACAACCCTGTGGTTCTTCCTGGTTGAAATGCATAAAAGTcataatttttaccatttttttaagtttgtttcttttgtttagtgTCAACTCTTTGGCTTATTTGCTGTGTGTCTCCATGAAATGACTCCTTTGGCCTGAAGGACACTATGGAATAtggttttcttccccttctcattAATTCATGTTTGTCTTTGAGGCAAATTTCTCTTCTTGTCCCCTTATGCAGATTAGTCTCTGCATCGTTTTCCTCTTACACTCTTGAGAATCCACCTCTTCCTATGGCTTCAACCATTATGCAGGTGTCTCCCAAAACTAGATCTCTTTTAGTTTCCTTTGACCTCTCTCCAAGCTCCAGATACATGTGGGCGCCTCTAGATTCCTGTTAAAGATTTCCTCTTTCAGAGCACCCTCACTTCAGACTCAAAATGTCACATGCCTATAGCTTCCATTCTGCTCTTTCCCTCATCTGCCTAAATacttctttatattaaactttctgaaaaccaatttttttccccttactacTCTCtggctttaaaattataattgtcTGTTGCCCTAGGATAAAGTTCAAACCAGAAACTACCATAGACTGGCCCAACCCACCTTTTCAACATTACTTTCAATCAGTTGTCCACCCAAACCCTTCATGAGGGTCTGGCAGCAGCCAGACTCTCCTACCTCCAAAAGCATTccacctttctttctttgttcaaaCCTCTCTCTTTACCGAAAATTGCCTTCCTCCACCAAATTAGAACATATCTGTCCTTTAATTCCAACATCTTTTGTGAATGTTCCCTACTACTAAAAACCAGaataatatctttttatattttacttcctCTAATCCTTAGTGTCTGTACCactcaaattaattttatatactgtttatattgtcatttaatgtttatattgtttttatttttggtgatgTTCTTGTTCCCCTACTACATTGTAAGCCACTTGCAAGCCAAGATactgaatgttatttttaattctccGAAATTTTGCAGTTAGTAGGCACACAGTAAATAGTTGTAGAATAAAGGAACAGACAGCAATAGAtattgaagaaaaaatagtgtGGCATGGGCATTAATATCCAGTAATTTACATCCATCCAATCTGTGGTAGAAAATGCACTTGGAAAAAACTTTCATTTATGtgacttgaatttttttcccatatgatGGCCTTTTGTGGATCTGAGAATCATAATATTTCAATGTGAGTGAGTTTCACTAATCCTGACAAGAAACAAATTTCTTTCAATATATGCATAGATATACAGATAAGAACGGTACTGTCCGGTGGAACTTTCTGCCacgatgaaaatgttctgtatctgtaccttccaatacagtagccactaaccACCTTAGTGGttactgaacacttgaaatgtggctagtgcaaatgaaagactgaattttttaaattaagtagcTGCATGTTGCTAGTGGTGACTTAATTGGACAATGCAGGATTAAAACATCTACCAGAGTACCTAGGTTGTGGCCCCGACACAGCTATGTTCAATTACTATTAGCTGATAAGGGGGTTGTATTAGCTTACGTTGGATGAAGGGGAGAGACACACAGTTTTGCTGATTACCTTATTATTTCCTCAGGCTGGATCTCCAGAACTGCTCTCTGAAGGACCCTGGTCCATACTTTCCTCAGGCACATACTGCTATCATCATGTAAGTCGTTAATTATCCTCCTTCCCAAAAGGTGATTATGGCAAAGGGTTGATGGGAAAGTCTTTGAGGATGGACTCCTAAAAGGATGTTTAAATATTGTCTACATTTGGACAACTCAGAATGAGAACTGGATTACCAGTCCAGAAACACACTGGATTACCAGTCACACACATTCACGTGTGAATGGAAGTAAGGTGTTTTCCTAGAGCACAGTGCTAACAGTGTGTGCTTTGCAGAGACCTGCAGGCAAACTCCCTCCAGGGTGACTTGGCCAACACCTTCCGTGGCTTTACCCAGCTCCAGACTTTGTGAGTaaggggtgtggggtgtgggagagAACCAAAGAGAGGCAGTGCTGTGAACTCAGCAACTTCAGGCTGCATATTATGACTGCCTGTTTTGTGTTCAGGATACTGCCACAAGATGTCAACTGTCCTGGAGGTATTAATGCTTGGGATACTGTCACTTTTTATATAAACAGCCAAACCTGCCAAGAACAAAGGAACCTTTGCAACAGCACTGGGGACCCAGGTATGCTGTCTCACCTCCACCCCTCCAGAAACTGCCCTTCCTCCCTTGTATTCTCCGATTTAGATCAGAAAGACAGTAAAGTTGCTTAAGTGCCTTTTGTTTGGGTTTCTGAAGCTTTAACCCCTCGGAAAGAAAAGGTCTTAaccttttgttaatattttaaaaataattttatgatgatgatgacaatgttCTGATTATCTGTAATCTTTCCACTCTACCTTTGACCTAGAAATAGTTGAGAGAATCTAAGTTGAAGGAGATATTTGGGAAACATACCTAATGAAATCCAGtgatgttctctctttttctctggctcCCAGAAATGTGTCCTGAGAATGGATCTTGTGCACCTGATGGTCCAGGTCTCTTTCAGTGTGTTTGTGCTGAAGGCTTCCATGGCTACAAGTGTATGCGCCAGGTGAGGAAGTAGGTCTTCTAATTAGGGATAAGAGAAATGCATAGAGTAAGTATCTCTCTGAAAGAAGAGCCATAAGAACAGGAGCTGATGCAAATCACCTAGAGAAGGAAACTATAAGAGAATTGCCCTGGGTGAGGGGACAGGTATACTAGGAAAGAACTGGGTGTTAGGTTGTAAGCCCTTGATGTAACCCTGTGTGAAGTTTTTTTGGTCTGTTATTCACAGGGCTCCTTCTCACTGCTCATGTTCTTTGGTATTCTGGGATCCACCACATTATCC
The sequence above is a segment of the Physeter macrocephalus isolate SW-GA chromosome 12, ASM283717v5, whole genome shotgun sequence genome. Coding sequences within it:
- the ATRAID gene encoding all-trans retinoic acid-induced differentiation factor isoform X1, translated to MARCGLDSPLSVVPWAAALLLVLSVERALALPEICIQCPGSVQNLSEVALYCNQTPGLMMHARCCLNWKGTIMGLDLQNCSLKDPGPYFPQAHTAIIIDLQANSLQGDLANTFRGFTQLQTLILPQDVNCPGGINAWDTVTFYINSQTCQEQRNLCNSTGDPEMCPENGSCAPDGPGLFQCVCAEGFHGYKCMRQGSFSLLMFFGILGSTTLSISTLLWGTQRRKAKAS
- the ATRAID gene encoding all-trans retinoic acid-induced differentiation factor isoform X2, whose protein sequence is MARCGLDSPLSVVPWAAALLLVLSVERALALPEICIQCPGSVQNLSEVALYCNQTPGLMMHARCCLNWKGTIMGLDLQNCSLKDPGPYFPQAHTAIIMILPQDVNCPGGINAWDTVTFYINSQTCQEQRNLCNSTGDPEMCPENGSCAPDGPGLFQCVCAEGFHGYKCMRQGSFSLLMFFGILGSTTLSISTLLWGTQRRKAKAS
- the LOC102976226 gene encoding sodium-dependent multivitamin transporter isoform X3; protein product: MSVAVTTSASLPPASDTNMLTSTFSLVDYVVFVLLLVLSLAIGLYHAYRGWGRHTIGQLLLADRKMGCFPVALSLLATFQSAVAILGVPSEIYRFGTQYWFLGCSYFLGLLIPAHVFIPVFYRLHLTSAYEYLELRFNKAVRVCGTVTFIFQMVIYMGVVLYAPSLALNAVTGFDLWLSVLTLGIVCTVYTALGGLKAVIWTDVFQTLVMFLGQLVVIIVGSAKVGGLGHVWDVASQHGLISGIELDPDPFVRHTFWTLAFGGVFMMLSLYGVNQAQVQRYLSSRTEKAAVLSCYAVFPCQQVVLCMGCLIGLVMFAYYQEYPMSTQQTQAAPDQFVLYFVMDLLRGLPGLPGLFVACLFSGSLSTISSAFNSLATVTMEDLIRPWFPHFSEVRATMLSRIIAFGYGLLCLGMAYISSQMGPVLQAAISIFGMVGGPLLGLFCLGMFFPCANPPGAIVGLLAGLIMAFWIGVGSTVASMGSGRAPTPPDGPGLSLPSNLTAVTVATLMPSTTVSRPTGLQRLYSLSYLWYSAHNSTTVIVVGLAVSLLSGGMRGRTLNPRTIYPVLPKLVALLPVSRQKRLHCKTHSQDLSVDTAVFPEKMNNGMLRGSRDEEAMDAPEEGPARQGISPTFIVQETSL